The following are from one region of the Rosistilla carotiformis genome:
- a CDS encoding heavy metal translocating P-type ATPase codes for MEKEKIELKLLLPTVTASGDSCVNRLAALLTAKMGIDAAHAIQSEDDTPGQICVHYDPNVVSTGEVRELAKRAGVELDQRYGHWLSKSRSTHARRASAIESRLGRMDGVLEAVVSPDGAVRVEYDKQIIDDSAIAGALSEWTGETIEVGDDHAGHDHDDEGHESDHDHSGHDHAHGGIFGPKSELIFAILCGVFLLVGWLIETFADLNEWISLGCYVAAYMFGGYYTVTEAIEKIRAGKFEIDFLMIVAAAGAASLGAWAEGALLLFLFSIGHALEGYAMGKAKRAIEALSELAPRTARVRRDGTETEVPVEELVVGDIVVIKPDERVPADGLVIAGESSVNQAPITGESVPVDKRPVDDVDAAAADPESLSAEYRAFAGTINQSGSIEIQVTKTAAENTLARVVTMVSEAETRVSPTQKFTKKFERYFVPSVIIGVVLLMFAPLVIDESFSDSFYRAMAVLVAASPCALAIATPSAVLSGVARAARGGILVKGGGPLESLGSIDAIAFDKTGTLTEGEPKVTDVRTADGVDESELLRFAIAVEDLSKHPLAKAVVRDGKKKLGEGESGSQGDIPEATDLKSITGRGIQATVEGDLVHIGKDDLFTEVDAPPLPDSVRSIVESLEQNGRTTMIVRRGDRYLGVIGLMDTPREASKRTIAKLRELGIQRMIMISGDNQQVADAVAKEVGLDEAWGDLMPDDKVAEIKKLQSEGGVAMVGDGVNDAPAMASASVGIAMGAAGSDVALETADVALMADNLDHLPLAIGLSRATRRIIRQNLWMSLGMVAFLVPATILGLNIGPAVALHEGSTLVVVFNALRLLAYKQ; via the coding sequence ATGGAAAAGGAAAAAATTGAACTGAAATTGCTTCTGCCAACGGTAACCGCCTCAGGCGATTCCTGTGTCAATCGCTTGGCGGCCCTACTCACTGCAAAGATGGGCATCGACGCGGCACATGCAATTCAGTCGGAGGACGACACGCCTGGGCAGATCTGCGTTCACTACGATCCGAATGTGGTTTCGACTGGTGAAGTGCGAGAACTGGCAAAACGTGCCGGTGTCGAATTAGATCAGCGATACGGTCACTGGCTCAGTAAGTCGCGTTCAACCCACGCCCGCCGTGCCTCAGCGATCGAGTCGCGACTGGGACGCATGGATGGAGTTCTCGAGGCAGTTGTCTCACCCGATGGAGCTGTTCGCGTCGAGTACGATAAACAGATCATCGACGATTCTGCGATCGCGGGTGCTCTGAGCGAATGGACCGGCGAAACAATAGAGGTTGGCGACGACCACGCTGGGCATGACCACGACGATGAAGGTCACGAATCCGACCACGACCACTCGGGACACGATCATGCTCACGGCGGCATCTTCGGCCCCAAATCAGAACTGATCTTCGCAATTCTCTGCGGCGTGTTCTTGTTGGTCGGATGGCTGATCGAAACGTTTGCAGATCTTAACGAATGGATTTCGCTGGGTTGTTACGTTGCAGCCTATATGTTTGGCGGTTACTACACGGTCACCGAAGCGATTGAAAAGATCCGAGCTGGCAAATTCGAGATCGACTTCTTGATGATCGTCGCCGCGGCCGGTGCAGCGTCACTCGGTGCCTGGGCCGAAGGAGCGCTCTTGCTGTTCCTGTTCAGCATCGGCCACGCTCTGGAAGGCTACGCAATGGGCAAAGCCAAGCGTGCCATCGAAGCCTTGTCCGAACTCGCACCACGAACGGCTCGCGTGCGACGGGATGGCACCGAAACGGAAGTTCCGGTTGAAGAGTTGGTCGTTGGAGATATCGTCGTCATCAAGCCCGATGAACGAGTTCCCGCCGATGGCCTCGTGATCGCTGGGGAATCCAGCGTCAACCAAGCACCAATCACGGGCGAAAGCGTTCCCGTCGATAAACGCCCAGTCGACGATGTTGACGCCGCAGCGGCGGACCCTGAATCACTTTCCGCTGAATATCGTGCCTTCGCTGGCACCATCAATCAATCCGGCTCCATCGAAATCCAGGTCACGAAAACGGCTGCGGAAAACACGCTCGCCCGCGTCGTCACGATGGTCAGCGAAGCAGAAACGCGAGTTTCGCCGACACAAAAATTCACGAAGAAGTTTGAACGCTACTTTGTTCCGTCCGTCATCATTGGCGTTGTGCTTTTGATGTTTGCACCGTTGGTCATCGACGAAAGTTTCAGCGATTCATTTTATCGAGCGATGGCTGTCTTGGTCGCAGCAAGCCCCTGTGCCCTCGCGATCGCAACACCCAGCGCAGTTCTGAGCGGAGTCGCTCGAGCAGCTCGCGGCGGAATCCTTGTCAAAGGCGGCGGGCCACTGGAGAGTCTTGGAAGTATCGACGCGATCGCATTCGACAAAACGGGAACACTGACCGAAGGCGAACCCAAAGTCACCGACGTTCGCACGGCGGATGGCGTCGACGAATCAGAACTCTTGCGATTCGCCATAGCCGTTGAAGACCTCAGCAAACACCCGCTCGCCAAAGCCGTCGTCCGCGATGGGAAGAAGAAGTTGGGAGAAGGGGAGAGCGGGAGTCAGGGAGACATTCCAGAAGCGACCGATCTGAAAAGCATCACCGGACGAGGGATTCAGGCGACCGTCGAAGGCGACTTGGTTCACATTGGCAAAGACGACCTATTCACAGAGGTCGATGCTCCACCGCTTCCCGATAGCGTGCGTTCAATCGTCGAGTCGCTCGAACAGAATGGACGCACCACCATGATCGTACGTCGCGGCGACCGTTACCTCGGCGTCATCGGACTGATGGACACACCACGCGAGGCATCCAAACGAACGATTGCAAAACTGCGTGAACTTGGCATCCAACGGATGATTATGATTTCCGGCGACAACCAACAAGTCGCCGACGCGGTCGCCAAGGAAGTCGGACTCGACGAAGCATGGGGCGACCTGATGCCCGACGACAAAGTCGCCGAAATCAAAAAGCTGCAAAGCGAAGGCGGCGTCGCGATGGTAGGCGACGGAGTCAACGACGCTCCCGCGATGGCATCCGCGTCCGTCGGCATCGCCATGGGAGCGGCCGGAAGCGACGTCGCACTCGAAACCGCCGACGTTGCCCTAATGGCCGACAACCTCGATCACCTCCCACTCGCCATCGGCCTGAGCCGAGCCACCCGCCGCATCATCCGTCAAAACCTCTGGATGAGTCTCGGCATGGTCGCGTTCCTCGTCCCCGCCACGATCCTCGGTCTCAACATTGGCCCCGCAGTTGCATTGCACGAAGGCAGTACGCTCGTCGTCGTCTTCAACGCATTGCGACTATTGGCTTACAAACAATAG
- a CDS encoding DUF305 domain-containing protein yields MSNYRLFGAMIATSTAVMLLLMYLNTYAIDHVYWSETRFYMALVMGATMAMIMLSFMLGMYKNMKTNVAIFATSVAVFAGSLYLVRSQETVEDVSWMKAMIPHHSIAILTSERAEITDPRVRELADQIIETQKKEIAEMKRLIADLEDEETNALALEH; encoded by the coding sequence ATGTCCAACTACCGACTCTTTGGAGCGATGATCGCAACTTCGACCGCCGTCATGCTGTTGTTGATGTATCTGAACACCTACGCGATCGACCACGTCTACTGGAGTGAGACTCGTTTCTACATGGCACTCGTCATGGGCGCGACGATGGCGATGATTATGTTGTCGTTCATGCTCGGCATGTATAAGAATATGAAGACCAACGTGGCCATTTTCGCTACCAGTGTCGCCGTTTTTGCTGGGTCGCTGTACCTCGTACGCAGCCAAGAGACCGTTGAAGATGTCTCGTGGATGAAAGCCATGATTCCACACCACTCGATCGCCATCCTGACCAGCGAACGAGCCGAGATCACCGACCCTCGAGTGCGTGAACTGGCCGACCAAATCATCGAAACGCAAAAGAAGGAAATTGCGGAGATGAAACGACTGATTGCGGACCTGGAAGACGAAGAAACGAATGCATTGGCATTGGAACATTGA
- a CDS encoding RNA polymerase sigma factor yields the protein MEHRSECNDREPIDDATVRAGAGGDRAALHQIYEATADRVFRLMVRMVGQQDADDLTQQTFVRAFMKLDQFSGESKFETWLYRLATNEALQHLRREKHRRTKQLIVEPAMQATDHLVHDERVAMLRQAMDQLDPELRAIFTLKEESGLSYQEIANTLGIPEGTVGSRLNRARRELRRLFAGDVKG from the coding sequence ATGGAGCACCGCAGTGAGTGTAATGACAGAGAGCCAATCGACGACGCAACGGTCAGGGCCGGTGCCGGCGGCGATCGCGCTGCGCTCCACCAGATTTACGAGGCCACTGCGGATCGCGTCTTCCGCTTAATGGTGCGGATGGTCGGTCAACAGGACGCCGACGACTTAACGCAGCAGACTTTCGTCCGAGCGTTCATGAAGCTCGATCAGTTCAGCGGCGAATCGAAGTTCGAGACGTGGTTGTATCGACTGGCAACCAACGAGGCTTTGCAGCATCTGCGACGCGAGAAGCATCGCCGGACGAAGCAGTTGATCGTTGAGCCAGCGATGCAGGCAACCGACCACCTCGTGCATGACGAGCGAGTCGCGATGCTCCGCCAGGCCATGGATCAACTCGATCCCGAACTGCGAGCCATCTTCACGCTCAAAGAAGAGAGCGGGTTGTCGTACCAAGAGATCGCAAACACACTCGGCATCCCCGAAGGCACGGTCGGTTCGCGATTGAACCGGGCGCGGCGGGAGTTGCGGCGGTTGTTTGCTGGTGATGTAAAGGGATGA
- a CDS encoding HEAT repeat domain-containing protein has translation MSNRLHEQLKKEQYNSGLDVRPSFSIDRVATIVSGTSGQGKTWRLARTAIDALKSDSLVVWIPASRGKREPLEYAAQEICDYGLEVDAQLTIERIAFKRQESTPNINSPWAVFCIDGVRSHREAERLIQLDWDRWGISFVMSTSVEIARDLAFNAGLPIETIRDFDHSELRSYLERRKRSWVNIAPDVRELIRRPILAKLYADVVDDQHQFRPRNEYDLMEASWLRLTNPVEVGLIRKIAGTIGDETKPYPWLTETVLEAGFTPDLIEKLINRGLLHDVGDGRVAIWHQRFLCWAFAKHLTAQFVSGVLSLERLVDAMVKCQRVPDSRRLQLGYVPMDVLWLLLASDLPNEKRKSLWKLVAALETSEGWGYEDASLYTHLLASLGERAIPLLLDRVRSIENLEHSGVVDRSADALRIIGRDNIERLSTVARECVADGTEALSELGLRLAVSFPRSVDVERVWEEYRRCIVDDEKSSGHFVRRDRASMAFAAVAAENLTWLKQQLQNGDTSDPCFTSLVFTLANMPGLGPKRVWEETKNHLIASISPEKRRCLTACIVCFCDSGEYPRLEEWASSEHELVGMVSAQGLSFRDPARGIQILPRVASSQLWGAAGAIGTALIAFDRVATCVAVESLVAGRVDPEHYFDLIANHGDRLTPNLVEKLLDWLNDVLERHLTAGDDSKQQHPRYPLRLIEALHGENVLSGLRSRQGRSLEEHLEAFATSRIEKISGWVDHEFEHSRELLKRIAGDGFTKLTNSLIRADHQQLRMEGCELAVMRPSAETRDLLVAAAVSDDMWDSGSSSINLVQMRAIDSLAALGENAGVVNGILTWGLSVSPDIGDLRDGQREMNDEELAPAIALLKHSSNKRYGHAILAIGQSGRQDLREVVENALLACDTDCELVNYCLLALEDLPSDCSRTLKRFVEQYRSGHYKFAVLKALSGCSTPNETYLEMLPTDGKHDDMDQRILAYLAADESTRTSARSHVDRILETGGSHMNDTVALLDPSQESDQKLLWEKTLQPDSGMHYGGSRAQALRSLGKIAPDAAFEIGLETLTTDRRDREIIPRVLLELDPERAVLSLCRAASESNDKLLCCDIARALRGVAEISLVNQVITELLRDESWMTRRAAAFMAGFLSSAVAEDALRQIAYGDPKWGVCSEAQSAIRKRQREKEARKLLLKLCSIDSCQVWGTLDCIIRLADPGVAVATGDPIGFLNAVRGHPFVVGKYVSKELKKRTKKLEDEMKSLHGKWKDND, from the coding sequence ATGAGCAATCGTTTGCATGAGCAGCTGAAGAAGGAACAGTACAATTCTGGACTTGATGTTCGGCCAAGTTTCAGTATTGACCGAGTTGCAACAATTGTCTCGGGTACAAGTGGTCAGGGCAAAACGTGGCGACTCGCAAGGACAGCAATCGACGCACTCAAAAGCGACTCGCTGGTTGTATGGATACCAGCGTCGCGCGGCAAGCGTGAACCACTGGAGTATGCAGCACAGGAAATCTGCGACTACGGTTTAGAAGTTGACGCGCAACTCACCATCGAGCGAATTGCCTTCAAACGCCAAGAGTCAACTCCCAATATCAATAGTCCTTGGGCTGTTTTTTGTATTGACGGTGTACGTTCTCACCGAGAAGCTGAGCGGCTGATCCAACTAGATTGGGATCGTTGGGGTATCTCATTTGTAATGTCAACGAGCGTCGAAATCGCTCGAGATTTGGCGTTCAACGCAGGACTCCCGATTGAAACGATTCGAGACTTCGACCACTCGGAACTTCGTTCGTACCTTGAGCGGCGAAAACGGTCATGGGTGAATATTGCTCCCGATGTCCGAGAGCTTATTCGTCGCCCAATTCTCGCCAAGCTTTATGCGGACGTTGTTGACGATCAGCATCAGTTTAGGCCACGCAATGAATACGATCTGATGGAGGCTTCCTGGCTTCGACTAACCAATCCAGTTGAGGTTGGCTTGATTCGCAAAATCGCGGGAACTATCGGTGACGAAACGAAACCATATCCATGGCTAACAGAAACGGTCCTGGAGGCTGGTTTTACACCCGATTTGATTGAGAAACTCATCAACCGTGGTTTGTTGCACGATGTTGGCGATGGCCGTGTTGCGATTTGGCATCAACGTTTTCTGTGCTGGGCGTTTGCAAAACACCTTACGGCTCAGTTTGTATCGGGCGTGTTGTCGCTCGAACGCCTAGTCGACGCTATGGTGAAGTGTCAGCGTGTTCCGGATTCCAGACGGTTGCAACTCGGCTATGTCCCGATGGATGTGCTATGGCTGCTACTGGCATCAGATCTTCCAAATGAGAAACGTAAATCGCTCTGGAAACTTGTTGCTGCATTGGAAACTTCGGAGGGTTGGGGGTACGAGGATGCGTCGTTGTATACGCATCTGCTGGCTAGCCTTGGAGAACGCGCAATTCCGCTTCTGTTGGATCGGGTTCGCTCGATTGAGAACCTAGAACACAGTGGAGTTGTTGACCGGTCAGCTGATGCACTCAGGATCATCGGCCGTGACAATATCGAACGCTTATCAACCGTGGCGAGGGAGTGCGTTGCGGACGGTACTGAAGCTCTTTCGGAACTTGGATTGCGATTAGCGGTTTCCTTCCCCCGCTCGGTAGATGTGGAGCGAGTCTGGGAAGAGTATCGACGCTGTATTGTGGACGATGAGAAAAGCAGCGGGCATTTTGTTCGCAGGGATAGGGCTTCAATGGCGTTTGCTGCCGTTGCGGCGGAAAACCTCACTTGGCTAAAGCAACAACTACAAAATGGTGATACAAGTGATCCATGTTTTACTTCGTTGGTTTTTACGTTGGCAAACATGCCTGGCCTCGGTCCCAAAAGAGTCTGGGAGGAGACGAAGAATCACCTAATTGCTTCGATTTCACCTGAAAAGCGTCGGTGTTTGACGGCTTGCATTGTCTGCTTTTGTGACTCGGGAGAGTATCCACGACTCGAGGAGTGGGCCTCGTCTGAACATGAGTTAGTTGGGATGGTGTCTGCGCAAGGACTTTCGTTTCGTGATCCGGCCCGAGGAATCCAGATATTGCCACGCGTCGCGTCGAGCCAACTCTGGGGCGCGGCTGGTGCAATCGGGACCGCACTAATCGCGTTTGATCGGGTCGCGACGTGTGTTGCAGTTGAATCGTTGGTTGCAGGTAGAGTCGATCCAGAGCACTATTTCGATTTAATTGCAAACCACGGCGACCGCCTCACTCCGAATTTGGTCGAGAAATTGCTCGATTGGCTAAATGACGTTTTGGAGCGACATCTCACAGCTGGCGACGATTCAAAACAGCAACACCCAAGATATCCATTGCGTTTGATCGAAGCACTTCACGGGGAGAATGTCCTGTCAGGTTTAAGATCAAGGCAGGGGCGTAGCTTGGAGGAGCACTTAGAAGCGTTCGCCACGTCTCGGATCGAAAAGATTTCAGGTTGGGTCGATCACGAATTTGAACACTCGAGAGAATTGCTGAAGCGTATTGCAGGCGATGGTTTTACAAAACTAACAAACTCACTCATTCGAGCGGATCATCAGCAATTGAGGATGGAAGGATGTGAGCTCGCAGTAATGCGTCCGAGCGCGGAAACACGAGACCTGCTTGTAGCTGCGGCAGTCAGCGATGACATGTGGGATTCAGGGTCTTCGAGTATCAACTTGGTTCAAATGCGAGCTATCGACAGTCTCGCGGCTCTGGGCGAGAACGCTGGGGTCGTCAACGGCATCCTTACGTGGGGTCTTAGCGTTTCGCCAGATATCGGCGATCTTCGTGACGGGCAGCGTGAAATGAATGATGAGGAGCTTGCTCCTGCAATCGCATTGCTGAAGCACTCAAGTAACAAACGTTACGGGCATGCTATCCTGGCTATCGGTCAGAGTGGCAGACAAGACCTCCGAGAAGTAGTTGAGAACGCATTGTTGGCATGTGACACAGATTGCGAGTTGGTGAACTATTGTTTGCTTGCGCTTGAGGATCTACCCAGCGACTGCAGTCGAACGTTGAAACGTTTTGTAGAGCAATACCGATCCGGACATTACAAGTTTGCGGTACTGAAAGCTCTTTCCGGCTGTTCGACGCCAAATGAAACGTACCTAGAAATGCTTCCGACGGATGGAAAACATGACGACATGGATCAGCGTATTCTTGCTTACTTAGCAGCTGACGAGTCGACTCGCACATCCGCCCGATCCCATGTTGATAGGATTTTGGAAACCGGAGGCAGTCACATGAACGATACGGTTGCACTACTTGATCCAAGCCAAGAGTCCGATCAGAAGCTACTGTGGGAGAAGACTCTGCAGCCAGATAGCGGGATGCACTACGGTGGCTCACGAGCACAAGCATTGCGATCACTCGGCAAGATTGCGCCAGACGCTGCATTTGAAATTGGGTTGGAAACGCTAACCACCGATCGCCGTGATCGAGAGATTATCCCCCGTGTTTTGCTTGAGCTTGACCCTGAGCGTGCCGTGCTTTCACTTTGTCGTGCTGCCAGTGAATCGAACGATAAACTCCTATGCTGCGATATCGCACGAGCACTACGAGGTGTTGCTGAGATTTCCTTGGTCAATCAGGTGATTACCGAACTCTTGCGCGACGAGAGCTGGATGACCAGGCGTGCTGCTGCGTTTATGGCCGGATTTCTTTCCAGTGCCGTTGCCGAAGATGCCTTAAGACAAATTGCGTATGGCGATCCTAAATGGGGAGTCTGTTCCGAGGCACAGTCGGCGATACGAAAGCGGCAACGGGAAAAGGAAGCACGCAAGCTACTTTTGAAGTTATGCTCCATTGATTCATGCCAAGTCTGGGGAACACTTGACTGCATCATCCGATTAGCTGATCCAGGCGTCGCCGTTGCTACTGGCGACCCGATCGGCTTCTTAAACGCAGTTCGTGGTCATCCTTTCGTCGTCGGCAAGTACGTTTCCAAAGAGCTGAAGAAACGGACCAAGAAGCTGGAAGACGAAATGAAGTCTCTTCATGGAAAATGGAAAGACAATGACTAA
- a CDS encoding TolC family protein — protein sequence MAPPQVAPTNSVAIRAVDWQQVLSEPETGTIRPVGYNDGVVFAAPTLIAQAPAEAGERSTGKALQLDPPKEDGELGDGSEGDKEAVGKENGNEAAPEKKEANSPSPSFPPASVDYYISTALARHPKLLAARQRVAAATYVIPQAKALPDPTFNNTFWPIQDQALETAAGRVGHQMSVNQMVPFPKKLQTKAVIASREVQIAQAEVDLIAREITESVRLAYYEVWFAGRAIAIIEETKDLVADLTDVAEARYRSGGSQQDVLRAQLETDRLDEQLISLRKQKQIAQADLATLLQQPVGLVPETTDRLDIADTPQQIESLISLAEQCNPKLRGLAWEIQRDREKQRLACLQKYPDFTVGVNWGLISDSSSVLSPVANGHDNISFNLGTTLPIWRDKIDAGIREASHRTSSTTRRLEAERDELYGKIRRLIAQADALSEQRDIYEDRIIPRTEDTLKLSIADYRGKRTDFFTLIETYRELLMFETQLARIDATLAGTIAQLDRTVGCPH from the coding sequence ATGGCACCTCCGCAAGTCGCTCCGACCAACTCGGTCGCAATCCGCGCGGTCGACTGGCAGCAAGTCCTCAGCGAACCAGAAACAGGGACCATTCGACCCGTCGGCTACAATGATGGCGTCGTCTTCGCAGCCCCTACCCTCATCGCGCAAGCCCCCGCGGAAGCTGGCGAGCGCAGCACCGGAAAAGCGCTGCAGCTCGACCCGCCTAAGGAAGATGGTGAGTTGGGAGATGGGAGTGAAGGAGACAAGGAAGCCGTAGGCAAAGAAAACGGTAATGAAGCGGCCCCTGAGAAAAAGGAAGCCAACTCCCCTTCTCCCAGCTTCCCCCCTGCTTCAGTCGACTACTACATCAGCACGGCACTCGCGCGTCACCCTAAGTTGCTTGCTGCGCGACAGCGCGTCGCCGCTGCGACCTATGTAATACCACAAGCCAAAGCCTTACCCGACCCGACGTTCAACAACACTTTCTGGCCGATCCAAGATCAAGCCCTGGAGACCGCTGCAGGGCGGGTCGGTCACCAGATGTCGGTCAACCAGATGGTTCCGTTCCCGAAAAAGCTGCAAACCAAAGCTGTCATCGCCAGTCGTGAAGTTCAGATCGCGCAAGCGGAGGTCGATCTGATCGCGCGTGAGATCACGGAATCGGTTCGGCTCGCCTATTACGAAGTCTGGTTTGCAGGTCGAGCGATCGCGATCATCGAAGAGACGAAAGACCTCGTCGCCGATCTGACCGATGTGGCAGAGGCGAGGTATCGCAGCGGCGGATCCCAACAAGATGTCCTGCGTGCCCAACTCGAGACCGATCGCCTCGACGAACAATTGATCTCGCTTCGCAAACAAAAACAGATCGCTCAAGCGGATCTCGCCACGCTGTTACAACAGCCTGTTGGACTCGTCCCCGAAACGACTGACAGGCTCGACATTGCCGACACGCCCCAGCAGATCGAATCGCTGATCTCGCTGGCCGAACAGTGCAATCCGAAACTGCGTGGCCTGGCTTGGGAGATCCAACGCGATCGAGAAAAGCAACGTCTGGCCTGTTTGCAGAAGTACCCCGACTTTACCGTTGGCGTGAATTGGGGATTGATCAGCGACAGCAGCAGCGTGCTCAGTCCCGTTGCCAACGGCCACGACAACATCAGTTTCAATTTAGGCACGACGCTTCCTATTTGGCGCGATAAGATCGACGCTGGGATCCGCGAAGCGTCGCATCGCACCAGCAGCACAACCCGCCGTCTGGAAGCCGAACGGGATGAGCTTTACGGCAAGATCCGTCGCTTGATCGCCCAAGCGGATGCGTTGAGCGAACAACGCGACATCTACGAAGACCGTATCATTCCTCGCACCGAGGACACCTTGAAACTGTCGATCGCCGACTACCGAGGTAAACGCACGGACTTCTTCACGCTGATCGAAACCTACCGCGAACTGTTGATGTTCGAGACCCAACTCGCCCGCATCGACGCCACACTGGCCGGTACGATCGCCCAGTTGGACCGGACAGTCGGCTGCCCGCATTGA
- a CDS encoding efflux RND transporter periplasmic adaptor subunit gives MQAATVVVVAGLVFFLLGVAQRTQWLTADGFSGGKDAAVSEAVGGEDKRYICPMMCTPPSTEPGRCPVCAMELVEATGGGGGDGISVTIEASARRLVGIQTAMSKMGEVNRTIRTIGSIDFDESQLSTISAYIDGRLEKMYANYAGVKVNEGDDLALIYSPQLYTAQTEFITSMNSDGKIGRFQISGGDLNKMARENLTELGMTESQIDQLGKSGKPMSRIRIKSPQSGTVIEKSAVEGDYVKTGHKLYRVADLSSVWLMLDLFPDDASAVRFGQQVEAEIQSMPGEVFTGRVAFIDPTVNPKTRTVRVRVEIMNFDGKLRPGDYATARVTVPAIPMDQVYDPALANKYISPMHPQVIRDEPGRCPLCDMDLVPTSQLGFASEPLPMQQVVTVPRDAVLLAGENSVIYVETEPGRFEIRRVTVGPMNRQEAVIVEGLAAGETVATGGNFLIDSQMQLAGNPSLMDPTMAPSYSPGPLELPNTSPVMLASDAGKTFDRTYDAYFEIQCAMAADQSPPPVALNTLIEGLQELEMSAGVPDEAQRRFTTARRAAARMVGSLETAREAYRGVSHAMLRAATVARGPKTAVKLTHYYCPMVPGGGGDWMQPGGDLQNPYWGSEMLTCGEVVRDMAMPFNEIPSIARTVQ, from the coding sequence GTGCAGGCCGCAACTGTCGTTGTCGTCGCCGGTCTCGTGTTTTTCCTGCTCGGTGTCGCACAGCGAACGCAGTGGTTGACCGCTGATGGTTTCTCCGGCGGCAAAGATGCAGCCGTGTCCGAAGCCGTTGGTGGCGAAGACAAGCGATACATCTGCCCGATGATGTGCACGCCACCGTCCACCGAACCAGGTCGCTGCCCCGTCTGTGCGATGGAACTGGTCGAAGCGACCGGCGGCGGTGGCGGCGATGGTATCTCGGTCACTATCGAAGCATCCGCTCGGCGGTTGGTCGGTATTCAAACGGCAATGTCGAAGATGGGCGAAGTCAATCGAACGATCCGCACCATTGGATCGATTGATTTCGACGAAAGCCAACTATCGACCATCAGTGCGTACATCGACGGCCGCTTGGAAAAGATGTACGCGAACTACGCCGGTGTGAAAGTCAATGAAGGCGACGACCTGGCGTTGATCTACAGTCCGCAGCTTTACACCGCACAAACCGAGTTCATCACCAGCATGAACAGCGACGGCAAAATCGGACGCTTTCAAATCTCTGGCGGCGATCTGAACAAGATGGCGCGGGAGAATTTGACTGAACTGGGGATGACGGAAAGTCAGATCGACCAGTTGGGGAAGTCGGGTAAACCAATGTCGCGTATCCGTATCAAGTCACCGCAGAGTGGAACGGTGATCGAGAAGTCAGCCGTCGAAGGCGACTACGTGAAGACGGGTCACAAGCTTTACCGGGTAGCCGACCTGAGCAGTGTTTGGCTGATGCTTGATCTGTTTCCCGACGACGCATCGGCTGTTCGTTTCGGCCAACAAGTCGAAGCGGAAATACAGTCGATGCCGGGCGAAGTATTCACGGGACGCGTCGCTTTCATTGACCCCACCGTGAACCCGAAGACTCGAACGGTACGCGTCCGTGTCGAGATCATGAACTTCGACGGCAAACTGCGACCAGGCGACTACGCGACTGCTCGGGTCACCGTGCCAGCAATCCCAATGGACCAAGTTTACGATCCGGCGTTGGCGAACAAATACATCAGCCCGATGCACCCGCAGGTCATCCGCGACGAACCGGGTAGGTGTCCGCTTTGCGATATGGATTTGGTGCCGACGTCGCAGCTCGGGTTCGCATCAGAACCTTTACCAATGCAGCAAGTCGTTACCGTGCCGCGAGATGCCGTGCTTCTGGCCGGCGAAAACAGCGTGATCTACGTCGAAACCGAACCGGGGCGTTTTGAGATCCGCCGAGTGACCGTTGGCCCGATGAATCGGCAAGAAGCGGTAATCGTCGAAGGGCTGGCGGCTGGTGAAACGGTCGCGACGGGCGGCAACTTCCTGATCGACTCGCAAATGCAACTCGCGGGAAACCCATCGTTGATGGACCCAACGATGGCACCGAGCTACTCACCGGGACCGCTGGAGCTACCCAACACAAGTCCCGTCATGCTGGCCAGTGACGCGGGCAAGACTTTCGATCGAACCTACGACGCCTACTTTGAAATCCAATGTGCGATGGCGGCCGACCAATCGCCGCCCCCGGTTGCCTTGAACACGCTAATCGAGGGTCTCCAGGAACTGGAGATGTCGGCCGGCGTTCCTGACGAAGCTCAACGCCGGTTTACGACCGCTCGTCGTGCCGCCGCGCGGATGGTTGGTTCGTTAGAAACCGCTCGCGAGGCCTATCGCGGCGTCAGCCACGCGATGTTGCGAGCGGCCACGGTGGCTCGCGGGCCGAAGACGGCTGTGAAGTTGACGCACTATTACTGTCCGATGGTTCCTGGCGGCGGTGGCGACTGGATGCAGCCCGGCGGCGATTTGCAGAACCCGTATTGGGGCAGCGAAATGCTGACGTGCGGGGAAGTTGTTCGTGATATGGCGATGCCGTTTAACGAAATCCCCTCGATCGCTCGCACGGTGCAGTAA